In Paraburkholderia phenazinium, the following are encoded in one genomic region:
- a CDS encoding enoyl-CoA hydratase, whose product MAYENILVETRGRVGLVTLNRPKALNALNDALMDELGAALKAFDADEGIGAIVITGSEKAFAAGADIGMMATYTYMDVYKGDYITRNWETVRSIRKPIIAAVAGFALGGGCELAMMCDIILAADTARFGQPEIKLGIMPGAGGTQRLPRAVSKAKAMDLCLTARFMDAAEAERAGLVSRVVPAASLLDEAVAAAATIAEFPLPAVMMVKESVNRAYETTLAEGVHFERRLFHSLFATEDQKEGMAAFVEKRKPVFKHR is encoded by the coding sequence ATGGCTTACGAGAATATTCTGGTCGAGACCCGTGGACGGGTCGGTCTTGTCACGCTGAATCGCCCGAAGGCGCTGAATGCGCTGAACGATGCGTTGATGGATGAGTTGGGCGCGGCTCTGAAGGCCTTCGACGCGGACGAGGGAATTGGGGCGATCGTCATCACGGGCAGCGAAAAGGCGTTCGCCGCTGGCGCCGACATCGGCATGATGGCGACCTACACCTATATGGATGTCTACAAGGGCGACTACATCACCCGTAACTGGGAGACCGTGCGCTCAATCCGCAAGCCGATCATTGCGGCGGTCGCAGGTTTCGCGCTTGGCGGCGGATGCGAGCTGGCGATGATGTGCGACATCATTCTGGCCGCAGATACGGCCAGGTTTGGCCAGCCGGAAATCAAACTCGGCATCATGCCCGGCGCGGGCGGCACGCAACGGTTGCCGCGCGCAGTGTCGAAGGCGAAGGCCATGGATCTTTGCCTGACGGCGCGCTTTATGGATGCGGCCGAAGCAGAGCGTGCGGGATTGGTGTCGCGGGTCGTTCCCGCCGCGTCGTTGCTCGACGAAGCGGTTGCTGCTGCGGCGACGATCGCTGAATTTCCGTTGCCCGCAGTCATGATGGTCAAGGAGTCGGTGAATCGTGCCTATGAAACGACGCTTGCAGAGGGCGTCCATTTCGAGCGGCGGCTGTTCCATTCGCTGTTCGCAACCGAGGATCAGAAGGAAGGGATGGCTGCCTTCGTGGAGAAGCGCAAGCCGGTGTTCAAGCATCGGTAA